A genomic stretch from Juglans microcarpa x Juglans regia isolate MS1-56 chromosome 3S, Jm3101_v1.0, whole genome shotgun sequence includes:
- the LOC121257439 gene encoding nonsense-mediated mRNA decay protein 2-like yields the protein MKSKASLFFKQFISVFKSIAKAKSMAIKNKTSAVKARLIMFSLLKNKQSKLMLDSLSHKIHRLLGQHDGESQDEAGENSKAIVLYNSALANEYSHSSSSHTQYLMHKVEADYEEEGRDHDDGDDKYPDLRHSLFDDEDLDFEEDGQGGSIIDLVRNSKEEEGENFVLEDEIDNVADLFIRRFYKQIRLQKLQSFKRFQAMMERSL from the coding sequence ATGAAGAGCAAggcttctctctttttcaagCAGTTTATCTCTGTGTTCAAATCTATCGCTAAAGCCAAGTCAATGGCCATCAAGAACAAAACCAGCGCCGTCAAAGCTCGGCTCATAATGTTCTCCTTGTTGAAGAACAAGCAGTCGAAGCTTATGCTGGATTCGTTATCCCATAAAATCCATAGACTTCTTGGACAGCATGACGGGGAAAGCCAAGACGAGGCAGGGGAAAATAGCAAGGCCATAGTTCTCTACAACAGTGCATTGGCAAACGAGTACTCGCATTCGAGCTCCAGCCACACTCAGTACTTGATGCACAAGGTAGAGGCTGATTATGAAGAAGAAGGCCGAGATcatgatgatggtgatgataAATACCCAGATCTCAGACACTCCTTGTTTGATGACGAGGATTTGGACTTTGAGGAGGATGGTCAGGGTGGGTCCATCATTGATCTGGTGAGGAATTCcaaggaggaggaaggggagaaTTTCGTCCTGGAAGATGAGATTGATAATGTTGCAGACTTGTTTATCAGGAGGTTCTATAAACAGATACGCTTGCAAAAGCTGCAGTCTTTCAAGAGGTTTCAAGCGATGATGGAGAGAAGtctttaa